TTGTGTCGTCTTTTTTTACATACACTCAATCTACGATACGTTCTGTCAGCTTGCAACGCCTAAACCGAATGGTGTTCCTCCCGAGTGAATAAACCGCCCTCAACGAATACAAAATGGCTCCCTACTACGTAAACGTTAACGCTCAACCGAATGGTGATCACGAAGTCCATGAAGAAGATTGCCCATTTTTGCCACTGCCCGGCAACCAAATTTATCTTGGGCTTTTCGCTTCCTGTGTCCCAGCAGTGTCCCAAGCACGCATGCATTATCACCAAGTCAATGGCTGCTACTTCTGCGCCAGGCTCTGTCACACCTCGTAACGAGACAGTCGTGTAAATACGGCGGCGATGTTGCTCATCTGAAAGCATTAGATCAGACCTGATCTAAGAAGTGCAGGGAGAAAGCCGCGACACCTTCAAACTGCAATGATTTCCTGGGCAAAACTCCAATTTTACAGATTTCGAATGGGCCGCAAGGATCCCAGACTCTGTCGAGTGATCCGACAACATTTTAGTCGGCACCGGTCTCTCTTGAAAATTGCTTTACAACGAGAAGCAGAACGTGAACTCCGCTTGCGGCTTCGGAAGAAACGTTCGAAAAAGAATGACCTTCCGCCATACCTCACGGATAATAACTGGGAACATGAATTGAACTACAAACTTTGGATCACCAAAGGAGCTCGTTTTGCGGCAGCGCGCCGGTGTGAAGAACTTGACTCCTGTGGCCTTTGGGCGACGACAATCCTTTCTTCATACCTTATAATCGTTGGGTTAATTCCCTACATTCCGCATCCGGTATTCAAGGAGATCTCACCGGAACTGCTTGGCTTTGGGACGACCGCGCTTTCCATCATTCTGATGGCAGTGACGCTCTTGATCTCGAGCCGCCAATACCCGCTGCAAGCCAAGGCATTCCACGAATGCTCTCTAAAGATAGCAATTCTTTACGACCGGCTGCGACAGGCCAAGGAGATTGAAAATAAGGAGCAAAAGCGGGCACGAATCGCCGAAGTGACACATGATTATGAGGAACTTCTGCCAAACTACTCAAATCACGAAGCGATAGATCAGGATATGTTTAAGATCCAAAAATCTGCCTACTTCAAACTCAAATGGTGGTGGATTGCATGGTGCCGAATCAGCTACTACGGTCGGACTAGGGCTATGTTAGATCTCATTATCGCAGCGGGTGTTATTGTTACAGGTTTTTTGCTTACAAGTAGAGACTGACAATCTTTTATCACCTGGAATATAACCCAATTTCTAATGAAAAAAATCGGAGCCAATATCATTTATTCACCGGCTGACTTGATCCGTTATCTAGAGTCGCCATTCTCTTCATGGATGGATCGGTGTTATCTGGAGGATCGAGCATCTTTCATTCCGGACAAGGAAACCGAGGATCAGAAACTGATCTTTGAAACCGGATATAAGCATGAAAATAGGGTCCTCAGTAGGTTTAAGGATTCCACGCCAGGTCTTATCGAGATCCCAACGGACGAGTTTGAAAAAGCAAAAGCTCAAACTTCCTTGGCCCTAATTGCTAAACCTCCGATTATCTTTCAGGCTGCACTCGATTTAGATCAGTTTGCTGGCTACGCAGACTTTCTCATTCTCGATTCGACGGGGAAGTTCCAGGTCTGGGATACTAAGCTGGCGCACTCTCCCAAACCCTACTATATAGTTCAGCTTTGTTGCTATTCCGAGATGCTTGCCGCTGCGACGGGAGATGATGTTCCAAACAGCTTCGGCGTGATTTTGGGAAACGACAACCGCGTTGAGTTTCGCGTTAAAGATTTCATCGATTACTACCGCCGGATCAAAAGCAGCTTCCTGAAAATGCAGGAAAACTTTGTGGCCAATATATCCCAACGACCTGAACCGCTTCCTCGCGCAGATCATGGACGATGGACCTCTCACGCGGAAAGCTTCTTCACGGAGCGAGATCATCTCGTGAGAGTGGCTGGCATCAGTGTAGGCCAGATCAAAAAGTTGAGCATGGAGGGAATACGGACACTCACTGATCTAGCAGGGGCCGGTGGGCGAACGGTACGGAAACTCGCGGACGAATCGCTGAAAAAGTTAGTAGCGCAGGCTCGTCTCCAGAAGCAGACACTCGACGACAGAAAAATAAATCCGGCAGCGAAACCAAGGTTTGAGATTCTAGCTAGCAGGGGTAAAAATGGTGAACCTGTAGGCCTGGCAAAATTGCCTCCCCCCCATTTCGCAGATGTATACTTCGACATGGAGGGTTTCCCCTTGGTGGCAGGTGGACTGGAATATCTCTTCGGAGCATCCACCAAGGTTTCGCAGGGAACCGATTTGGAGTTTCATGATTGGTGGGCTCATGATCGCGCCGAAGAAAAGCAGGCGTTCGAGCAGTTCGTAGACTGGGTTCATGCCAGGTGGCTTCAAAACCCAGAGATGCACATTTATCACTATGCAGCATATGAAGTCAGCGCGATTCGCCGCCTCAGCACCAGGCACGATTCTCGCCAGGATGAAGTGGACAATTTGCTCCGCAATAATGTCTTCGTTGATCTGTACCAGACCGTAAGCCAAGGCATCCGTATCGGAGAAGACAGCTATTCCATCAAAAAGGTGGAAAGCCTCTATCGAGAAAAACGATCAACGGGAGTTACGACCGCTGTGGATTCAATCGTCCAATATGCTCGTTGGATTGAGAGCGGCGAGGGGTGCAAGTGGGAGCAAAGCGCCATTCTAGCTGGAATTCGGGATTACAACGAGGACGACTGCCGGTCCACAGCTGAACTGGCCCAGTGGCTACATCAGGCGATCATCGATTACGGCATCTCAAACACAATGCCTTTCCCAACCGTTGAGGCCATCGCTCCTCTGCCGCTCACACCTGAAATCTTGGCGAAACTCGAAACGATACGACGATTGAGATCGCTTGGAGGCTTGGTTGCCCTAACACTCGCCGATCTTGTTGACTTTCACAGACGCGAGCAAAAGCCAATCTGGTGGCGAATGTTTGATCGTGCCGAAGCCGCACCGGAAGAATTGCGTGACGACCCAGGTTGTATTCAAGGAGTCAGCGCTTTCGGAGATGCAGTGCCTGACAAAAAGTCCCTCATACAGGAATATCGTTTTGATGCGTCTCAAGAATGCAAGCTCTCCGCAGGTGATAATTCCACAGTGATGTTTTCGCACAACCTTGATGCGAAGCCCAACTTGTTGGAATTGAACTTGGCTACTGGAGTGCTTCGCCTCAAACTTGGAACCGGTAGCATAAACTCGAAATTCGATGGGGCTTTTCCAAATTCAGGGTCGATCCTTCAAAATGAGTTTGTGTCTCAGGAAGCCATAGCCAATGCGATTGAAGAGGTTGCCAGTAATCATCTTACTGGTACGCTCCACCCTTCCGCCGCATCTTTATTACAGGGAAGACCTGCGGGCCCCCCCCTCAAGCGGGTTGACGAAGACCTCTTGGCAGCTGCGATTAGAATCACGGCGTCGATGCAAGGTGAGTGCCTCGTAATCCAAGGACCTCCAGGGACTGGAAAGACTTATACGGCATCTCGGGTCATAGCCGCTCTCGTAACAGCGGGGAAGAAGGTGGGCATCACCTCAAATAGCCATAAGGCAGTGATCAACTTGCTAAAGGCATGCGGGGAAGCACTGACAGCAACCGGTCTGGAATTAAGAGGCATTAAGGTTGGGGATAATAACGAAGATCCCGTGTTCAAAGCCAACCCTCGTCTGGTTCATGTTAAGATCTCAAAAGACGCGCGAGCATCGTATTCGAGTGGCATTGTCGCGGGAACCGCCTGGCTCTTCACGCTTCCAGAATGGGAAGAAGCTCTTGATGTGCTTTTCATTGATGAGGCTGGGCAGGTATCCCTAGCAAACGCAGTCGCGATGTCACGATGCGCGAAAAACTTGGTTCTTCTGGGTGATCAGATGCAACTTGAGCAACCGATTCAAGGCAGTCATCCCGGAGACGCTGGTCTGTCATCGCTTCAATATGCTTTAAAGGACACGTCATTGACCCTGCCGGATGCACCAATTTTTCACGCAGTAGTGCCTGACAACTTTGGTTTGTTCCTGGGAGAATCGCGTCGCATGCATCCAGATGTTTGCACTTTCATTTCAGAGACCATTTACGAGGGCAGGCTTCAATCCCATGCCGATTGCGCCACACAAAATATCTCCGTTTCTGGCAACGAGGGAGCCTTGGTCAGTAAGGGGGTTGGAATCGTCTTCAGCGGGGTGGAACACGACGGTAATATCCAGCAGAGCGACGAGGAGGTTCATCGAGCCAAGGCGATCTTTGAAGAGTTACTCGGACGCCCACACACAACGAAAAACGGAGAAACAAGGCCCCTAGTTCTTTCGGATTTCCTCTTTATTGCGCCGTACAATGCGCAGGTTAGATCTCTCCAAGCTGCTTTGCCAACGGGGGCACGGGTCGGTAGCGTGGACAAGTTTCAGGGCCAGGAGGCTCCAGTTTGCATTTTGTCTCTCTGCTCTAGTTTTGGTGAATATGGGGCTCGTGGGCTGGGCTTTATTCTGGACCGGAATCGTATCAACGTGGCGATTTCACGTGCGCAATGCCTCGCAGTTGTGGTCGCTGATCCTCGGATCGCAATGACATCTGCTGGTTCAATCGAGGAAATGCGATTACTTAACCTATTTTGCAAAGTGACATCTTAAGCCAGGCGACTACTGCTCCAGTCTAACCTCTTCATTCTACCAACAGCTAATATTACTTTTCCCATGTTCTGGCGAGAATTCCCTTCCAAAGCGGCTGCAAAGATCGCCATTCAAAAGATCATTAATGAGCAACCGTTCAAGCAGCCGTTTGAGTCCTCGCTCATTAGCGATTTAATATTGGAACGTCATTATTTCTGTTCACTTCGTGGCCTGCGCCCATCACGATTTCGGAAGATACCAAGCTACGGAGCTTATTCCTTTGAGGGAGACTTTACTGGTTGGTTGGAGCGAGATATTGGCTGGCATCCTGTATCCTGGACTAAATGCCTTATGCCACCATTGACTGAGTGGGATCGTATTGTTCGTGCCATGAGAGACCGCTGTCTGGATGCCAAAACCTTTTACCGGGATGCCCATTTCATTTGCGAAGGATGCGGCATAGAAGAATCTGCGGAGGTTCATCACAAGCAACCTTCGTTTTTGGCGATCGCTACGAGCATTCGAGCAGATGTTTCAGACGTGGAGATCGCTGATTGCCTGTCAGGATGGGACTGGTTTGTCAAAGGTGACTTCTCTCTGCCCGAAGGCCACAAGATCACTGGGCTTTTTGATCAACGCCACAATCTCGCCAACCTCGAAGCGCTTTGTAAGGACTGTCATAACAAGACCAAAAAACGGTCCTGAGGTGATGGTGTAGAGGGTCACACTGCGCTGGCTTCCTTGTGCATCACCGATGAACAGCCAGTTCTTTTTGCCGATGGCGGTGGGGCGGATCGAGTTCTCAACCGGGTTGTTGTCAATCTCCACACGGTAGCGCGGGTGCCAGCCCTCCGAGATCACCCTTCCAGCGCGTGCAGCACCTTTTGGGCAAAGGTCGCTTCAGCCCGGCGGAGTTGCTCCAGCGCTGGGCTCGCGGAGGCGAGCCCAGCGGCATCCCATCCAGTGATGTCAAAAGTCAGCACCCCAAGGCGATGCTGCGGATGACGACTCAGCGCTGCCACATCCCCCTGCGGAGCCCCGCGCACCGGCGTGATAAACAGGCCCAGCAGGGAGCGATCCGTACGCCCATAATGATACAGATACGTACTCATCTGGTAGAGATCCTCGCGAGAAACGCCGTCTTTTTCATAGCGCCCCACCTGCGTGTCGTTTTTAAACTTGGCATCCAGCACGGCCACAACGTGACCCTCTCGCTCGATCAAGAGATCCGGCCGGATCTGCCGCCGCTCCCCCTCCAGCAGCCACTCCCCACCTTTGTGGTTAGGGCTGAAGATGCGATACCGCGCCGGTAAATACCGCCCCAGCACGGCCAGCAGGTAGTTCTCCCACAGCTCCGCAAGGTCAATCAAGTACGACGGCGTGTCCTGTAGCAAACTCTCCGCCCGGTCATGGCCCCCGCCAAAACGCCGCAGGAGGGCCACACTGGCCTGCATGAGCGGGCGGTAGCCGATAGAAAAGCGCGTGTAGCGGATCTTGGCAATCTCCTCGGCCCTAACAACTTGTGCGGAGACGCCAAAAGCAGCCAGCCTCTCCTCATAGCCCGCTAGGTCACGCATCAGCGCGGGGTAGGCCCCCGCCTTGGAGAGCAGGCGGATCACCTGGAGGATGGTTCGGCTAATGGAGGTATCCATCGTCAGCGGCGCATCCAGGCAGGCAAAGCGGCTCTGATCCACCGCATTGTCCCGGATCTGCCTGGGCACATCCAGCCGACTGCGAAAGAACCGATCATTGGTTTTCCGTACCCGATACTCCTTGGGGATGTGGCAGCGGCGCAGGGCCTGGTTAAACAGGCTCTTCCACAGCATCACAAGCAGCCAGGTAGCGCCATCCCTCTCCGTCTGCATGGGGGCCGCCGCATTCGGGGGCTGATAGATGCCGGAGGTATACTGAAGCAGGTAGCTGAGCATGCCGCTGCCCCAGCGCGGCTGGAGGCGCAGCGTGATGACCTCCCCGCCGATCTTGGTGCTGTAAGTGCCGATGAAGTGGGAGACGCTGAAGCATGCCTCCGTAATGATGTAGCCCGCGCGCCCAGCAGCCTCTGCCTTCTGCACCGTGTAGGTGAGGATGTCGCTCAAGTCCGCCGCATACGGGCGGGGATCACCGCGCAGGGACACCAGAGGCACCTCCCCCTTCATAAGGGCCGTATTCAGCTCATCCACTGCCGCCAGTAGCAGGGGCAAGGGCTTGCCGCCGTACCGCGTGGTGGAGCAGTCTTGAAACGTGTAAACCATGATTGAAAACACAGTTAGGCCGCACTGGAGAAACTATACGTAAAGCGCTCGCGCTGCTGCACCAGAGCCTGTTCATAGTTAGCCGTATCAGCCCCCAGGTATTCCTCAATCAAGGGCTTCAAGTGGTAATCCCAGAGCTGCTCCAGGGCAAAGGTGCTGAGGCTACGCCCTCCATCTTCAACCTCCTCAAGAGGGCAAAAGTCGTGTACCTTCATGAAATAGGCCTGGCCAATCGCAAAGTCGCCCGGCAGCTTCGGGCCGTCGGCATCCGTCATGAGGTAGGCGTTCAGCGCCTTTGCGCGGTCCAGCAGGAACTGCATCTCTACAGCGGGAAACTTAACCTCGGGCTGCATGCCCCAGTCCAGCAGGCACTCCAGATTTGGGTCCAGCTTATCAAAGATGAAGCGGCGGCGCAGGGCTAGGTCAAAGGAAACCAAGCTCTTATCCGTGGTATTCATCGCTCCGATGAGATAAACATTCTTGGGGATGCTGAACCTGCCAAAATGTGTCACCTGCACCACCTCACCTCGATATTCCAGCGCATACATCAGCTCCCCAAAAACAGAGGACAGATCCGCACGATTGATCTCATCCACGATGAGAACAAACGGTTTGTTAGACTCAGCCGCCGCTTTACAGAAGCGTAGAAACACCCCCTCATTCAGCTGGTAGCTCAGGCCGCCCGTAGTCTCATCCAGGCAGGGCAGGATACCCCCCATAAAGTCTTGATAGCTGTAGTTGGGATGAAACTGGATCAACTCCCAGCAGCCCTTCTCAAACGCAGCCGCGCCCCTGCTACTCTGGTCCAGTTTGCCAAACTGAAGGTCCTGAAACTCCTCCTTCGTGCCTCCCGCACCCAGCAGCATTTCCTGGGCGATCTTCTTGGCCGAAAACGTCTTCCCCGTGCCGGGCGGCCCGTAGAGAATTAGCGCCTGATTGCCCTTTTGCAGCAGGTCCAGCGCATTTCTCGTGGTGGTGACTTGCAGACTGGCCGTGAAGAGAAGATTCCGCAGGGTGACCTTTTCCGTCGTGGAAAGCTGGCTGTACGTCTTGCCCGTGATCTGCTGGCACAGCGTGTCCGAAGCCTGCGGCCACACTTGGATAAATTGAGGCAGACTGAGCCCCTCCAAATCGCCTAACAAAGGATCGAGCAAAGGAGCCACTTGCCAGAAGGAGTGCAGGCTGAAGAGCGGCACATGCTTGTCCCGATTCGCCAGCATCCATAGGTACTTCACCAGAAAGCGCTGCGGTTTGTAAAAGGCGAGCGCCTCCATGCTCGGCTGATCTTTGCAGGTGTGATAAAAGCGGACGATCTCAAACGGGAAGTTGTAGGAGACAAAGAAGGACTCAGGGTTACTCGGCAGCACCGAGGTGGTCTCCGATTCATATTCGGATTCCCCGGCCGCATTGGAAGACACGCGGAAGTGCGGATCTCTCCATTGCACATGGATGAGCTGGGCTACGTCCTCGATCTGCAAGGCATGCTGCTTCAGCGCCTCGTGCAGCTGATAGTATTGCTGCAGATTGGCCTTCACCGTGGCCCAACTGCTCTGCGGAATACCCTCATCCTCCGCTGTTTGAGAGGCGGTGAAGTCTGGCTGCGCAGTCTTTAGCTGATCCCAGCGATCCACAATCTCCTTGATCTGTCGGAGGCGTTCAGAGACTTTTGGGGAGGCAGCAGGCGCGTGTTTCCACAGGTATTGGAGTTTAGGCAGGCTCAGGCTCATTGGCGGGCAGGGGTTAAGAAAGTGTTTTGAGAAAAGACGCGTATTCAGCCGAAGGAAACGCAGCCTGACAAGTCTGGAATTTTTCTCTAGCCCCTCATTGACGACGGAACGTCGCCACCACCTCTCGACCACCGTGAAAGCTGTTGGGACAAAGACCACCGAGACGGTGAAGCGTTAGGCGTAGCCAGCATCCGGGAAGGGAGATGCTTTACAGCTCCAAGCTCTTTAACAAAATAGCCAGTGCTAGAACTAAGGAAAGCAGGGCGGTCGTGGATTGGGCAAACTGGCAGAAGAAGTCCAGCTTAGGGGTCATTCGCAGCATTCTGAACAAGAATCTGGACAAGGAGCACGCAGTTCTCATCATCGGCTATAACAAGGAGACAGAGGAAATTGCTTTTAGCGACAGCTGGGGTGAGCGGTGTGCGGAACGCTGGATCACGCTGAAAGAAGCCAATCTCGTCTCCCAGAACTACTACTATGTGATCGGCTTCTGAGGAAACGTTCGTCCCCGCAAAGCGTTGACCCTCAAGTTTTCAGCAGCCAGTCGTCATCTTTCTTTTGGTCGCTGCCATTCGTTACCCTACGGGCAGGGATTCAAAGCGTAAATCGCCACATGCCAGAGCCGTTAAAAGAACGGATCTTCAGCAACCTGCGCCGTTTCTTGGTGAAGAGGAAGAGCGCCCGCTGCGCCAGTCGTCTTTGAGCTTGGAGTCCGTTGGAGCTACATCAATTCAAACAACACTGCACACTTCGTCATCGCTGGAAAAAAACTTCCTGCACTCAGTGCGGCAACTCTCTCGGTGGAAGATGTCGATGAGGGCATGGCATATTGTGAAGATGCTGATTGGTTTCCTGACTTGAGCTGGGGCAAGGAGGAAGTATTGGAGCAAACCATTCGGATGCCAAAATTGAATGCTGGGCTTACCCTGTTATTACTGCCTTAAATCGAAGTGGGGATTAGGGCGGAACCGTTTCTGCCCCTTGGGCGTGGTCTAAACCAGAGTGCGAAATTCCAGGAAGAAGCAATGTGGGTAGCGATTCAAAAGCTCGTGCGCTGGACCTCCATTTGCAGCCACTAGCTCACAGTGTGCCTCTTCATGTTTTCCGACCCCTCGTGCGCTGACCTTGACCATCTCAAAAAGCATTTGGTCAAGCCTTGGGGGTCATGCACGCGGGCAAATATTCAGAGCTGTTACAAGGCTGATAGTATAGTGCAAGACCACGGTTTTGAACAGCGGCCTGTATGAGTGCTAGCCCGTGGCTCTCGAATCGTCCGGTTTCGCGAGCCAAAACAAAGAGTTTCCATCAACTACCCATTTCATTTTACCGTCGCTCTATAATCTGAGGAGCACTCGACGCCTGACTCACGATGAGGAAGAAACTTTGATGACTAAGCCCCACCCCGGCCTCTCCATTGCGTCCTGCTTGGCAGGAGAGAATCCAGTCAGCAGTTCAATTTCTGCCTGCACCTTTCGACTGAGTGGTTTGGGTTTGGCCGTCGGCTGGTGGAACACATTCTGCAAAAGAGCTCGCTGTCTGGGGGTGGGCTCATCTAGCCAATCCTGAAGCCGCTGTTTTGCTTCCAGGGCGGTTTCACATACAGTGCCGTAGATGATAGGGTGGAGATTGATCATGTGAAATAAATATGTTCTTTAGAACAGTAATCAATATTCCTGGCTCGCAAGTGAAATGTTATAAACGGATATCAGAGAGTGAGGTTGAGTGCGCAGAGGTGCTGCCTGTGATGGAGGCGGCCCCGCGAGGCCTTTCATTGCGACATCGTCAACGTCATCATCATGAACCCGTGCATGCAGCTCCCGTCGAAGGACGAATCATCCGCTGGGAAGACGCCCTTCGAACCTTTTTGCCCCTTTGCCCGACTTGCCACGCGCTCATTCACGCCAAACCTGGTGGCGGATGTTTTAAGCTGCGGGAGCTACGGTCGATGATTTGAAGGCATGAAAAAGCGGCGGCACGTCTCCGCGCCGCCGCCTCGTAGGGAGGGCTATTTGCCTTTTCCTCCGCGGAGGATGTCATTGAGGGAGTCCATGCCAGTGCGTTTTTTCAACGTGTCGAGGCGCATGTCGCTTCGCACACCGAGATCGACGCCGTATTGCTTCTCAATCGTGCCGACAAGTGTGTCGCCGCGTTTGGCGCGAAGCGGACCACTTTCATTACGGGACCGAATGCCTTTCATGCCAGGTGCATCTTTTGCCATGATGGGGGAATTTCCTTTCTAGTTTTGAGAGTTCTCCACTCCAAGCTCAGGGCTTGACTCGCGGCCTGTCTGCCAGGAAACTACGTGCAGTCGTCCAGACTGAAAGCCGTTCCAAACGGGCGGAGTGATCCGTGCCGAGGAGCGGCCGGAATGAGCCGTCTCTGTATCAGCAGAGGCGGCTTTTTCGTGTTGCTGTAAGTTGAGCTTCACGATGGATAGAGTGTGGTGGGTAAAAGGTTATGTCAAAAGTATTTTAACCTTTTGGGTAAAAAGTAATTGTTCACCAGCGTTCACCCTTATATTACCAGATATTCACACCTGTCAGCCCATGCTGGTTCATTTCCGAAATACCAAGATTGAAAAAGAATTCTCCTCGGAAAAGGAGCTGGCCCGGGCCTACGGGGCGGAGCAAGGGCGGAGACTCATGCGTCGCGTAACCGAGCTACGGGCGGCACGATGTCTGGCGCATCTGCGCCTGCTGCCGCAACTACGCGCCCATGAGCTGACGGGCGACCGACAAGGGCAGATTTCCATCACCGTGCGGCACCCCCACCGCCTGATTCTCCTAGTGGCCCACGAGCCGGAGCCGCGCAAGGCGGACGGCGGACTGGACTGGGAGGCCGTGACGGAAATAACGATTTTTGAAGTGGTGGACTACCACTGAAAAACACCAAGCAACAAAATCCCCCAACACACATGAGCCCCAACTTCCAACCCGACTACGCCTCCCCGCCAGGAGAGACGCTTGCGGAGACCCTCGATGCTATGGGTCTGACGCAATCCGAACTGGCCCGGCGCATGGGAAGGCCGATCAAAACCATAAATGAAATCATCCAGGCCAAAGCCGCCCTCACTGCGGACACGGCCCTGGAACTTGAACGCGTGCTGGGTGTGCCAGCCTACTTTTGGATGAACCTGGAGACACAATATCGTGAGCTTCTGGCCCGCCAGCGTGCCGCTGACCGTCTGGAGG
This genomic interval from Prosthecobacter algae contains the following:
- a CDS encoding SLATT domain-containing protein, whose protein sequence is MKIALQREAERELRLRLRKKRSKKNDLPPYLTDNNWEHELNYKLWITKGARFAAARRCEELDSCGLWATTILSSYLIIVGLIPYIPHPVFKEISPELLGFGTTALSIILMAVTLLISSRQYPLQAKAFHECSLKIAILYDRLRQAKEIENKEQKRARIAEVTHDYEELLPNYSNHEAIDQDMFKIQKSAYFKLKWWWIAWCRISYYGRTRAMLDLIIAAGVIVTGFLLTSRD
- a CDS encoding TM0106 family RecB-like putative nuclease; amino-acid sequence: MKKIGANIIYSPADLIRYLESPFSSWMDRCYLEDRASFIPDKETEDQKLIFETGYKHENRVLSRFKDSTPGLIEIPTDEFEKAKAQTSLALIAKPPIIFQAALDLDQFAGYADFLILDSTGKFQVWDTKLAHSPKPYYIVQLCCYSEMLAAATGDDVPNSFGVILGNDNRVEFRVKDFIDYYRRIKSSFLKMQENFVANISQRPEPLPRADHGRWTSHAESFFTERDHLVRVAGISVGQIKKLSMEGIRTLTDLAGAGGRTVRKLADESLKKLVAQARLQKQTLDDRKINPAAKPRFEILASRGKNGEPVGLAKLPPPHFADVYFDMEGFPLVAGGLEYLFGASTKVSQGTDLEFHDWWAHDRAEEKQAFEQFVDWVHARWLQNPEMHIYHYAAYEVSAIRRLSTRHDSRQDEVDNLLRNNVFVDLYQTVSQGIRIGEDSYSIKKVESLYREKRSTGVTTAVDSIVQYARWIESGEGCKWEQSAILAGIRDYNEDDCRSTAELAQWLHQAIIDYGISNTMPFPTVEAIAPLPLTPEILAKLETIRRLRSLGGLVALTLADLVDFHRREQKPIWWRMFDRAEAAPEELRDDPGCIQGVSAFGDAVPDKKSLIQEYRFDASQECKLSAGDNSTVMFSHNLDAKPNLLELNLATGVLRLKLGTGSINSKFDGAFPNSGSILQNEFVSQEAIANAIEEVASNHLTGTLHPSAASLLQGRPAGPPLKRVDEDLLAAAIRITASMQGECLVIQGPPGTGKTYTASRVIAALVTAGKKVGITSNSHKAVINLLKACGEALTATGLELRGIKVGDNNEDPVFKANPRLVHVKISKDARASYSSGIVAGTAWLFTLPEWEEALDVLFIDEAGQVSLANAVAMSRCAKNLVLLGDQMQLEQPIQGSHPGDAGLSSLQYALKDTSLTLPDAPIFHAVVPDNFGLFLGESRRMHPDVCTFISETIYEGRLQSHADCATQNISVSGNEGALVSKGVGIVFSGVEHDGNIQQSDEEVHRAKAIFEELLGRPHTTKNGETRPLVLSDFLFIAPYNAQVRSLQAALPTGARVGSVDKFQGQEAPVCILSLCSSFGEYGARGLGFILDRNRINVAISRAQCLAVVVADPRIAMTSAGSIEEMRLLNLFCKVTS
- a CDS encoding McrC family protein, giving the protein MVYTFQDCSTTRYGGKPLPLLLAAVDELNTALMKGEVPLVSLRGDPRPYAADLSDILTYTVQKAEAAGRAGYIITEACFSVSHFIGTYSTKIGGEVITLRLQPRWGSGMLSYLLQYTSGIYQPPNAAAPMQTERDGATWLLVMLWKSLFNQALRRCHIPKEYRVRKTNDRFFRSRLDVPRQIRDNAVDQSRFACLDAPLTMDTSISRTILQVIRLLSKAGAYPALMRDLAGYEERLAAFGVSAQVVRAEEIAKIRYTRFSIGYRPLMQASVALLRRFGGGHDRAESLLQDTPSYLIDLAELWENYLLAVLGRYLPARYRIFSPNHKGGEWLLEGERRQIRPDLLIEREGHVVAVLDAKFKNDTQVGRYEKDGVSREDLYQMSTYLYHYGRTDRSLLGLFITPVRGAPQGDVAALSRHPQHRLGVLTFDITGWDAAGLASASPALEQLRRAEATFAQKVLHALEG
- a CDS encoding McrB family protein; this translates as MSLSLPKLQYLWKHAPAASPKVSERLRQIKEIVDRWDQLKTAQPDFTASQTAEDEGIPQSSWATVKANLQQYYQLHEALKQHALQIEDVAQLIHVQWRDPHFRVSSNAAGESEYESETTSVLPSNPESFFVSYNFPFEIVRFYHTCKDQPSMEALAFYKPQRFLVKYLWMLANRDKHVPLFSLHSFWQVAPLLDPLLGDLEGLSLPQFIQVWPQASDTLCQQITGKTYSQLSTTEKVTLRNLLFTASLQVTTTRNALDLLQKGNQALILYGPPGTGKTFSAKKIAQEMLLGAGGTKEEFQDLQFGKLDQSSRGAAAFEKGCWELIQFHPNYSYQDFMGGILPCLDETTGGLSYQLNEGVFLRFCKAAAESNKPFVLIVDEINRADLSSVFGELMYALEYRGEVVQVTHFGRFSIPKNVYLIGAMNTTDKSLVSFDLALRRRFIFDKLDPNLECLLDWGMQPEVKFPAVEMQFLLDRAKALNAYLMTDADGPKLPGDFAIGQAYFMKVHDFCPLEEVEDGGRSLSTFALEQLWDYHLKPLIEEYLGADTANYEQALVQQRERFTYSFSSAA
- a CDS encoding type II toxin-antitoxin system RelE/ParE family toxin, translated to MLVHFRNTKIEKEFSSEKELARAYGAEQGRRLMRRVTELRAARCLAHLRLLPQLRAHELTGDRQGQISITVRHPHRLILLVAHEPEPRKADGGLDWEAVTEITIFEVVDYH